The Klebsiella sp. RHBSTW-00484 genome includes a window with the following:
- the fecI gene encoding ferric citrate uptake sigma factor FecI — MSQPSATAAPLTLASLYSDHHGWLKNWLTHKLQSSFDADDVAQDTFVRIMGGEPLATIRDPKSFLCTIAKRVMIDLFRRNALERAWLDMLSQLPEELVPSPELRQSQLELLQQIDTMLDGLNVKTREAFLLSQLEGLTYVEIASRLSVSVSSVKKYMARATEHCLLFRLENSL, encoded by the coding sequence ATGTCCCAGCCTTCCGCTACCGCTGCACCGTTGACGCTTGCCTCGCTGTATAGCGACCATCACGGCTGGCTGAAAAACTGGCTTACCCATAAGCTGCAATCTTCCTTTGACGCCGATGACGTCGCACAGGATACCTTCGTGCGAATTATGGGCGGCGAGCCGCTGGCAACGATTCGCGATCCAAAGTCTTTCCTTTGCACTATTGCCAAACGGGTGATGATCGACCTGTTCCGCCGCAATGCGCTGGAGCGCGCATGGCTGGATATGCTCTCGCAGCTACCGGAAGAGCTGGTCCCCTCGCCCGAGCTGCGACAAAGCCAGCTTGAACTGTTACAGCAGATTGACACCATGCTGGATGGGCTCAATGTAAAAACCCGGGAGGCATTTTTACTCTCACAGCTCGAAGGCCTGACCTACGTCGAAATCGCCAGCCGTCTGTCGGTCTCCGTCAGCTCTGTCAAAAAATATATGGCGAGAGCTACCGAGCACTGCCTGCTTTTTCGCCTGGAGAATAGTCTGTGA
- the fecR gene encoding ferric citrate uptake sigma factor regulator FecR: MNPALSDSRRQALRSASHWYAVLSEGHVSPTQEARWQQWYEQNNDHQWAWQQVENLRQQMGQLPGGLASRALHDSRLARRHVLKGLLLLLAAGGGWRLWDSELAEGLRADYRTAKGLPRQQRLADGTLLTLNTESAADVRFNAHQRLVHLRYGEIAIKTAHDNQQRPFRVRTRDGLLTALGTEFTVRQFAGGTQLAVQQHAVEAVLPSGSKQRVYAGESRWFTRDRFAALVALNGGEDSWTQGILTFRDTPLSEVVASVARYRSGVLRCDPAVADLRLSGTFPLGDPDAILKVIAQTLPIKLQFVTRYWVTVIPA; encoded by the coding sequence GTGAACCCGGCGTTGAGCGACTCCCGTCGTCAGGCGTTGCGTTCGGCTTCGCACTGGTACGCCGTTCTGAGCGAGGGTCACGTCAGCCCAACGCAGGAAGCCCGCTGGCAACAGTGGTATGAGCAGAACAATGATCACCAGTGGGCCTGGCAACAGGTGGAAAACTTGCGTCAGCAGATGGGGCAATTGCCCGGCGGACTGGCCAGCCGGGCGCTGCACGATAGCCGTCTGGCTCGCCGCCATGTGCTGAAAGGGCTGCTGCTTTTGCTGGCTGCCGGTGGCGGTTGGCGGCTATGGGACTCCGAACTGGCTGAGGGGCTACGCGCCGACTACCGCACGGCAAAGGGCCTGCCGCGCCAGCAGCGGCTTGCCGATGGCACGCTGCTCACACTGAACACCGAAAGCGCTGCTGATGTCCGTTTTAACGCTCATCAGCGCCTCGTCCATCTGCGCTATGGCGAAATCGCCATTAAGACCGCGCACGACAACCAACAGCGACCGTTCCGGGTACGGACTCGTGATGGCTTGCTAACCGCGCTCGGGACCGAATTCACCGTGCGCCAGTTCGCGGGCGGAACACAACTTGCCGTACAGCAGCACGCCGTCGAAGCGGTTTTGCCTTCGGGCAGCAAGCAAAGAGTCTACGCCGGAGAAAGCCGGTGGTTCACCCGCGATCGCTTCGCCGCCCTGGTCGCACTTAACGGCGGTGAAGATAGCTGGACGCAAGGAATATTAACCTTCCGTGATACCCCACTGAGCGAGGTGGTCGCCAGCGTTGCCCGCTATCGCTCCGGCGTACTGCGCTGCGATCCCGCCGTGGCTGATTTACGCCTCAGCGGAACCTTCCCGTTAGGGGACCCTGACGCCATCCTTAAGGTCATCGCGCAAACCCTGCCGATAAAATTGCAGTTTGTCACCCGCTATTGGGTCACCGTGATTCCGGCTTGA
- the fecA gene encoding TonB-dependent Fe(3+) dicitrate receptor FecA has translation MTPLRVLRKPLPLVMAIRISLLPLVGLTSVPVFAATQFDIAAGDLDNVLNQYAARSGITLSADASLTRGKLSPGLHGSFETEQGLHTLLDGSGLQLKALGNNVWTLEPAPVSSESTLTVVGDWLGDARENDVFVHAGARDVIRREDFAKTGATTMREVLNRIPGVNAPENTGTGSHDLAMNFGIRGLNPRLASRSTVLMDGIPVPFAPYGQPQLSLAPVSLGNMDAVDVVRGAGAVRYGPQSVGGVVNFVTRAIPQDFGIAGGVEGQLSPTSSQNNPKETHNLMIGGTADNGFGSALLYSGTRGSDWREHSATRIDDVMLKSKYAPNEVHTFNSLLQYYDGEADMPGGLSRADYNADRWQSTRPYDRFWGRRQLASLGYQYQPDAQHKFNIQGFYTHTLRSGYLEQGKRITLSPREYWVRGIEPRYSQSFMIGPSAHEVGVGYRYVNESTHEMRYYTATTSGELPSTASPYDRDTRSGTEAHAWYIDDRIDIGNWTITPGMRFEHIESYQDNNIKGTREQVSYNAPLPALNVLYHLTDSWNIYANTEGSFGTVQYSQIGKAVQSGNVEPEKARTWEVGTRYDDGALSAEMGLFLINFNNQYDSNQTNDTVTARGKTRHSGLEAQTRYDLGELSPTLDNLSVYASYAYVNAEIREKGDTYGNQVPFSPKHKGTFGVDYKPGSWTFNLNSDFQSSQFADNANTVEESADGSTGRIPGYMLWGARVAYDFGPQMANLNLALGVKNIFDHEYYTRSYDDNNKGLYAGQSRTLYLQGSMKF, from the coding sequence ATGACGCCTTTACGCGTTTTACGCAAACCGCTGCCTCTGGTGATGGCAATCCGTATCAGTCTGCTGCCGTTAGTGGGGCTGACTTCCGTGCCGGTATTTGCCGCCACGCAGTTTGATATTGCAGCCGGGGATTTAGACAACGTACTTAACCAATATGCCGCCCGCAGCGGCATCACGCTCTCCGCCGATGCCAGCCTGACGCGCGGTAAGCTCAGCCCCGGCCTGCACGGCAGTTTTGAAACCGAGCAGGGATTACACACGCTGCTGGACGGCAGCGGATTACAGCTAAAAGCGCTGGGTAATAACGTCTGGACGCTGGAACCAGCGCCCGTCAGTAGCGAATCTACCTTAACCGTAGTGGGCGACTGGCTCGGCGACGCCCGGGAAAACGATGTCTTTGTGCACGCAGGTGCCCGTGATGTTATCCGCCGGGAAGATTTCGCCAAAACCGGCGCGACCACCATGCGCGAAGTTCTGAACCGAATTCCCGGCGTGAATGCACCGGAAAATACCGGTACCGGTAGTCACGATCTGGCGATGAACTTTGGTATTCGCGGCCTCAATCCGCGCCTTGCCAGCCGTTCCACGGTATTGATGGACGGCATCCCAGTGCCTTTTGCGCCTTACGGCCAGCCGCAGCTTTCGCTGGCACCGGTCTCGCTCGGCAATATGGATGCGGTGGATGTGGTACGCGGTGCCGGTGCGGTGCGCTATGGGCCGCAGAGCGTCGGCGGCGTGGTGAACTTCGTAACCCGCGCGATCCCGCAGGATTTCGGTATTGCGGGGGGCGTTGAAGGGCAGCTCAGCCCCACCTCTTCGCAAAACAATCCGAAAGAGACGCATAACTTAATGATCGGCGGCACGGCGGATAACGGTTTCGGCTCCGCCCTGCTCTACTCTGGCACCCGCGGCAGCGACTGGCGCGAACACAGCGCGACGCGTATCGACGATGTGATGCTGAAAAGCAAATATGCGCCCAACGAAGTGCATACCTTTAACAGCCTGCTGCAATACTACGACGGCGAAGCCGATATGCCCGGCGGCCTCTCCCGCGCCGACTATAACGCCGATCGCTGGCAATCCACCCGCCCTTACGACCGCTTCTGGGGACGCCGCCAGCTCGCCAGTCTTGGCTACCAATATCAACCTGACGCGCAGCACAAATTTAATATTCAGGGGTTCTATACCCACACCCTGCGCAGCGGTTATCTGGAACAGGGCAAGCGTATTACCCTCTCGCCGCGTGAATATTGGGTTCGCGGCATTGAACCACGCTACAGCCAGAGCTTTATGATAGGCCCATCGGCGCATGAAGTCGGCGTCGGCTACCGCTATGTGAATGAATCGACCCACGAGATGCGTTATTACACCGCGACCACCAGCGGCGAGCTGCCCAGCACCGCCAGCCCGTACGATCGCGATACCCGCTCCGGCACCGAAGCTCACGCCTGGTATATCGACGATCGCATTGATATCGGCAACTGGACGATAACGCCGGGCATGCGCTTTGAGCACATCGAGTCATATCAGGACAACAATATAAAAGGCACCCGCGAGCAGGTCAGCTATAACGCGCCGCTCCCGGCGCTAAACGTTCTTTATCACCTCACCGACAGCTGGAATATCTATGCCAACACAGAAGGCTCATTCGGCACCGTACAGTACAGCCAAATTGGCAAGGCTGTGCAAAGCGGCAATGTGGAACCGGAAAAAGCACGCACCTGGGAAGTCGGCACCCGCTACGACGACGGCGCGCTGAGCGCCGAGATGGGGCTATTCCTGATTAACTTTAATAATCAGTACGACTCCAACCAGACTAACGACACGGTTACCGCGCGCGGTAAAACCCGTCATAGCGGCCTGGAAGCGCAAACCCGTTACGACCTTGGCGAACTTTCCCCCACCCTGGATAACCTCTCTGTCTACGCCAGCTATGCCTATGTCAACGCCGAAATCCGCGAAAAAGGTGATACCTACGGCAACCAGGTTCCCTTTTCACCAAAACACAAAGGCACCTTTGGCGTCGATTACAAGCCCGGCAGCTGGACGTTTAACCTCAATAGCGACTTCCAGTCCAGCCAGTTTGCGGATAACGCCAACACCGTGGAGGAGAGCGCCGACGGCAGCACCGGGCGTATCCCTGGCTATATGCTGTGGGGCGCGCGCGTGGCCTATGATTTTGGCCCGCAAATGGCCAACCTCAACCTCGCGCTGGGGGTGAAGAACATCTTCGATCATGAGTATTACACCCGCTCTTACGACGATAACAACAAAGGCCTTTACGCCGGTCAGTCGCGCACGCTGTATCTGCAAGGATCGATGAAATTCTGA
- the fecC gene encoding iron-dicitrate ABC transporter permease FecC produces the protein MRPFRRSFFIWGLPLLTLIGLFWLSLFCYSAIPISPLNALHALLAPKTPPLAQALVLNLRLPRSLVAMMLGASLAVSGSLLQTLTHNPLASPSLLGINSGAALAMALTSAFSPALLTGLSLALIAACGGGISWMLVMTAGGGWRQELDRNRLILAGIALSALCMALTRITLLLAEDHAYGILTWLAGGVSHVRWAEFWQLLPFTVLIIPGVFLLANALNLLNVSDSAAHSLGVNLPRLRLLINAAVLLLTGACVSVAGPVAFIGLLIPHLARLWAAHDHRTLLPMSAMLGALFMLLADILARTLAWPGELPAGAVLALVGAPCFVWLVRRRG, from the coding sequence ATGAGACCATTCCGTCGATCGTTTTTTATCTGGGGATTGCCGCTGCTGACGCTCATCGGTCTGTTCTGGCTGAGCCTGTTTTGCTATTCGGCAATCCCGATCTCGCCGCTAAATGCCCTGCACGCCTTGCTCGCGCCGAAAACGCCTCCTCTTGCGCAGGCGTTAGTGCTTAATCTGCGCCTGCCCCGCAGCCTGGTGGCGATGATGCTCGGGGCCAGCCTCGCTGTTTCAGGCTCGCTGCTGCAAACCCTGACCCATAACCCGCTGGCCTCTCCCTCTTTGCTGGGCATCAATAGCGGCGCGGCGCTGGCAATGGCGCTGACCAGCGCCTTCAGCCCGGCACTGCTGACCGGGCTTTCGTTGGCGTTGATTGCCGCCTGCGGCGGTGGAATTAGCTGGATGCTGGTGATGACCGCTGGCGGCGGCTGGCGTCAGGAGCTGGATCGCAATCGGCTGATCCTCGCCGGGATTGCCCTCTCGGCGCTATGTATGGCGCTGACCCGCATAACTCTGCTGCTGGCGGAAGATCACGCATACGGTATTCTCACCTGGCTGGCGGGCGGCGTTTCCCACGTGCGCTGGGCAGAGTTCTGGCAGCTTCTGCCTTTTACGGTATTGATTATTCCCGGTGTCTTTCTGTTGGCCAATGCGCTTAATTTGCTGAACGTCAGCGATAGCGCCGCCCATTCACTGGGAGTGAACTTGCCCCGTCTGCGCCTGCTGATTAACGCCGCCGTTTTGTTACTCACCGGGGCCTGCGTCAGCGTCGCCGGGCCGGTCGCCTTTATCGGTCTGCTGATCCCGCATCTGGCACGGCTTTGGGCCGCTCACGATCATCGTACGCTTCTGCCCATGAGCGCCATGCTGGGCGCTTTATTTATGCTATTAGCGGATATTCTCGCCAGAACGCTGGCCTGGCCGGGAGAGCTCCCGGCGGGCGCGGTGCTGGCGCTGGTCGGTGCCCCCTGTTTCGTCTGGCTGGTCCGGAGGCGCGGATGA
- the fecD gene encoding Fe(3+) dicitrate ABC transporter permease subunit FecD produces MRLRRVSFLLLVLALLTVLSLRMGAVPLPWRALLDGWHPGSEHHYVLMQYRLPRVVLALIIGAALAVSGVLIQGVVRNPLASPDILGINHAASLTSVAALWFLPSLSLLWLPLLAFIGGITAMAVLIILAGFSRPMRLALTGVALSACWASVTDYLLLSRPQEINNALLWLTGSLWARDGSFVIVALPLLTVLLPLSFTLSRDLDLLALGSDRAGTLGVNTRWLNGYGLTLAVALASVSVAVCGPIAFISLVVPHLVRRLFGGRHRYLLPVSALMGGLVLLLADLLARTLNPPMELPAGVLTAIIGAPWFIWLLVRMR; encoded by the coding sequence ATGAGACTCCGCCGCGTCAGCTTTTTACTGCTCGTTCTGGCGCTGTTAACCGTACTTTCGTTGCGTATGGGCGCGGTCCCGCTGCCGTGGCGGGCGCTGCTTGACGGCTGGCATCCGGGTAGCGAACATCACTACGTCCTGATGCAATATCGCCTGCCGCGCGTGGTGCTGGCGCTGATTATCGGCGCCGCGCTGGCGGTTTCCGGCGTGCTGATTCAGGGCGTTGTGCGTAATCCGTTGGCCTCACCAGATATTCTGGGCATTAACCATGCGGCGAGCCTGACGTCGGTCGCCGCACTGTGGTTTTTACCCTCCCTGTCCCTGCTGTGGCTGCCGCTGCTGGCCTTTATCGGCGGGATAACGGCGATGGCGGTGCTGATAATTCTTGCCGGTTTTTCCCGCCCAATGCGCCTGGCGCTGACTGGGGTGGCGCTGTCGGCCTGCTGGGCCAGCGTGACCGATTATCTTTTACTGTCGCGCCCTCAGGAAATCAATAACGCGCTGCTGTGGCTAACCGGTAGCCTGTGGGCCAGAGATGGCTCGTTTGTGATTGTCGCTCTGCCCTTGCTCACCGTGCTGCTGCCCCTGAGCTTTACTCTCAGCCGCGATCTCGACCTGCTGGCCTTAGGCAGCGACCGCGCCGGAACGCTCGGCGTCAACACGCGCTGGCTTAACGGCTACGGCCTCACTCTGGCAGTCGCCCTCGCCTCGGTCAGCGTCGCGGTCTGCGGCCCTATCGCTTTTATCAGTCTCGTCGTGCCGCATCTTGTTCGCCGCCTGTTCGGTGGACGTCATCGTTATTTACTGCCGGTTTCGGCGCTGATGGGCGGGCTGGTTCTGCTGCTCGCCGATCTGCTGGCGCGAACGCTCAACCCGCCGATGGAGCTTCCGGCAGGCGTGCTGACAGCGATTATTGGCGCGCCCTGGTTTATCTGGCTACTTGTGAGAATGCGTTAA
- the fecE gene encoding Fe(3+) dicitrate ABC transporter ATP-binding protein FecE produces the protein MELRTENLTAGYDGKRIINNLNLTLPGGKITALLGPNGCGKSTLLKCFSRLLTPDAGEIWLGNQTLNGISTRQLARRLALLPQQHYVPEGVTVRELVSYGRSPWLPIWGRLSTQDRESIERALERTGIAALAEQPLSALSGGQRQRTFLALLLAQDTPLVLLDEPTTWLDINHQVELMKLMRELQLMGKTVVTVLHDLNQASRYCDHLVVLAGGQVQAQGPAETVLTPEMLREVFSLEAEIHPEPVSLRPMCVVK, from the coding sequence ATGGAACTGCGAACGGAAAATCTGACCGCTGGCTATGACGGCAAGCGCATTATTAACAATCTCAACCTGACGTTACCGGGTGGGAAAATCACCGCGCTGCTGGGGCCGAACGGCTGCGGTAAGTCCACTCTGCTGAAGTGCTTTTCTCGCCTTCTGACGCCGGACGCTGGGGAGATTTGGCTTGGTAATCAGACCTTAAATGGTATCTCGACTCGTCAACTGGCACGGCGGCTGGCGCTCCTTCCGCAGCAGCATTACGTACCGGAAGGCGTGACCGTGCGCGAGCTGGTCAGCTATGGTCGCAGCCCGTGGTTGCCAATATGGGGACGGCTTTCGACACAGGATAGAGAGAGCATTGAGCGCGCGCTTGAACGAACAGGCATCGCTGCGCTGGCGGAGCAGCCACTAAGCGCCCTTTCCGGCGGCCAGCGGCAGCGGACTTTTCTGGCGCTACTGCTGGCTCAGGATACGCCGCTGGTGCTGCTTGATGAGCCAACAACCTGGCTGGATATCAATCACCAGGTGGAGTTAATGAAGCTGATGCGCGAGCTACAGCTAATGGGAAAAACTGTGGTCACCGTGCTGCACGATCTTAACCAGGCCAGCCGCTACTGCGATCATTTGGTGGTACTTGCTGGGGGCCAGGTGCAGGCTCAGGGCCCAGCGGAAACGGTGCTGACGCCAGAAATGCTGCGCGAGGTCTTCAGTCTGGAGGCAGAGATTCATCCGGAGCCGGTATCGCTGCGCCCGATGTGCGTGGTGAAATAA
- a CDS encoding HD-GYP domain-containing protein, which yields MRIALKSALMLATRVIQIINPELHLHMQRTALIALELALAAGLSRQQQQTIFCAALLHDIGVLGDKRVIASLNAIDNLDDPHQHRGAEMLDGLATLAPILPIIRDHHFSPSHRGSLEQHIVYFADVFERLLSSDKTATIYQTDIVIDKFRALYQEIDPQLCQTLCQLAQKEHFWLHLNPGHIQRMLEIIGPINAIYIDIDGLKDICLLIAKIVDTYSSFTASHSLMVGKISRMLATYINLPELECQKIEIAGYLHDIGKIYIPLAILEKQGELDDEELLQVREHSYMTGKLLSAFSELGEIINWAANHHEKLDGSGYPLHLNEDYLQLPDRIIAIADIFTALTEDRPYRHGMNLQQALQLIEADVINGALDKDVYRVLHQHAKALHAIITNTLHS from the coding sequence ATGCGTATCGCCTTAAAATCAGCATTGATGCTTGCCACCCGCGTCATACAAATCATTAACCCTGAATTACATCTTCATATGCAAAGAACGGCGCTGATTGCGCTGGAGCTTGCGCTCGCGGCCGGTTTGTCTCGTCAGCAACAGCAGACCATTTTTTGCGCCGCTCTGCTGCACGATATCGGCGTGCTGGGCGACAAAAGGGTTATCGCTTCACTCAACGCGATAGATAATCTCGACGACCCGCATCAGCATCGGGGAGCCGAAATGCTAGATGGGTTAGCCACTCTGGCCCCCATTCTGCCGATTATCCGCGACCACCATTTTAGCCCGAGCCACAGAGGCAGCCTCGAACAGCATATTGTTTATTTTGCCGACGTTTTTGAGCGCCTGTTATCCAGCGATAAAACCGCCACCATCTATCAAACCGACATTGTCATTGATAAATTTCGTGCACTATATCAGGAGATCGACCCGCAGCTGTGTCAGACCTTATGCCAGCTCGCCCAAAAGGAGCATTTTTGGCTGCATCTTAACCCCGGGCATATTCAGCGGATGCTGGAGATTATCGGCCCAATTAACGCTATTTACATCGATATCGATGGCCTGAAAGACATCTGTTTATTGATCGCCAAAATTGTAGACACCTACAGCAGCTTTACCGCCAGCCACAGTCTGATGGTCGGGAAAATATCCCGAATGCTGGCAACCTATATAAATCTGCCGGAATTAGAGTGCCAAAAAATCGAAATCGCCGGCTATTTACATGATATTGGCAAAATCTATATCCCGTTGGCGATTCTGGAAAAACAGGGTGAACTGGATGACGAAGAGCTACTTCAGGTTCGTGAGCATAGCTACATGACCGGTAAACTGCTTAGCGCCTTTAGCGAACTTGGCGAGATCATTAACTGGGCCGCCAATCATCATGAAAAACTGGATGGCAGCGGTTATCCTCTCCATCTTAATGAGGATTATCTGCAGCTCCCGGACCGTATTATCGCCATCGCCGATATTTTTACCGCCCTCACCGAAGACCGCCCCTATCGCCACGGAATGAACCTTCAGCAAGCATTACAGCTGATAGAGGCTGATGTCATCAATGGTGCGTTGGATAAAGACGTGTATCGCGTATTGCACCAGCATGCCAAAGCGCTCCACGCTATTATTACTAACACACTGCACTCTTGA
- a CDS encoding diguanylate cyclase produces the protein MRIATMTNWAYGITVGLTLASGIAMLMASSADNAERQAVEQRQQFDQLSEEVERGAWELSDLTRLYIIRKNPDVLQRYRQRVQEIIGIEHRLEKLKDNGATLEELALLRDGLLIADELQDEQQTALEHADRGEEEEAVNLLYGIPYEQELEQMQTQLDHFRLMLEGRVNKTISEATEKSRIWRTLSEVMVGLTALMFLFVLGFLLKRRVLYPVVRLSDVVQRLASQDYAVETPQFTQIDEIGDMAQAIRIFRENGLARQRLEQERDADWAIRELLARMTQRLQGCESFEDVIKVAELFAPNIAPEIPGRLYILDTDPWQMRCVAQWLSPPDEPGVFHPDNCWAVRRGLSHPPVNGEPDIACYHLPHAQANQSLCVPLIAQGEAIGLLSFRNVTPSTAPSRAYLELMAEALGLALANQRLRNALLEKALFDSLTGLRNRHHLDDALHTQMNLAVRNGTPLSCLMIDIDHFKAINDNYGHEAGDLVIKSVAAIIQRAVRDIGMAFRYGGEEFLVLLAGTNEEAAMACATDIYNSVHLLTLRYGLAEMGQVDVSIGIASYPQHTQSDSLLRAADAALYRAKELGRSRIVSFGMLKAE, from the coding sequence GTGAGAATCGCCACCATGACCAACTGGGCCTACGGGATCACCGTCGGCCTGACCCTCGCTTCAGGCATCGCAATGCTGATGGCCTCCAGCGCGGACAATGCCGAACGCCAGGCCGTCGAACAGCGCCAGCAGTTCGATCAGCTTAGTGAAGAAGTGGAAAGAGGCGCCTGGGAGCTTTCAGACCTCACGCGGCTGTATATCATCAGAAAAAATCCGGATGTTTTACAAAGGTATCGCCAGCGCGTTCAAGAAATTATCGGCATTGAACATCGACTGGAAAAACTAAAGGATAACGGCGCAACACTTGAAGAACTGGCGCTACTGCGCGACGGTTTACTGATAGCTGATGAACTACAAGATGAGCAGCAAACGGCCCTGGAGCATGCCGATCGGGGTGAAGAGGAAGAGGCGGTAAACTTACTGTACGGCATTCCCTACGAGCAAGAACTTGAGCAGATGCAGACGCAGCTTGACCATTTTCGTCTGATGCTTGAAGGCCGGGTGAATAAAACCATTTCCGAGGCCACGGAGAAATCGCGTATCTGGCGAACCCTTTCCGAGGTGATGGTGGGACTGACAGCGCTAATGTTCCTGTTTGTGCTGGGTTTTCTTCTCAAACGCCGGGTGCTATATCCCGTCGTGCGCTTGAGCGATGTCGTGCAGCGGCTGGCTTCCCAGGACTACGCTGTCGAAACGCCGCAGTTTACCCAGATAGATGAAATTGGCGATATGGCCCAGGCGATTCGTATCTTCCGCGAAAACGGTCTGGCGCGACAGCGACTTGAGCAAGAGCGCGATGCCGACTGGGCTATTCGGGAACTGCTGGCGCGGATGACCCAGCGGCTACAAGGCTGCGAGTCCTTCGAGGATGTCATCAAGGTTGCTGAGCTGTTCGCGCCGAATATCGCCCCTGAGATCCCCGGCCGACTCTATATCCTCGATACCGATCCCTGGCAGATGCGCTGCGTCGCGCAGTGGCTGTCGCCGCCGGATGAACCTGGTGTTTTCCATCCCGACAACTGCTGGGCCGTTCGGCGCGGGCTGAGCCACCCTCCGGTAAATGGCGAGCCAGACATTGCCTGCTACCACCTGCCGCACGCGCAGGCTAACCAATCGCTGTGCGTGCCGCTCATTGCCCAGGGCGAAGCCATTGGCCTGCTTTCATTCCGCAACGTAACCCCTTCCACAGCCCCTTCTCGCGCCTATCTCGAACTGATGGCCGAAGCGCTGGGGCTGGCGTTGGCTAACCAGCGTTTACGTAACGCGCTACTGGAAAAAGCGCTGTTCGATTCGCTCACTGGATTGCGTAACCGCCATCATCTGGACGATGCTCTGCACACGCAGATGAATCTGGCCGTGCGCAACGGTACGCCGCTAAGCTGTCTGATGATCGATATCGATCACTTTAAGGCAATCAATGATAATTACGGCCACGAGGCGGGCGATCTGGTGATTAAAAGCGTCGCCGCGATCATCCAGCGTGCAGTGCGTGATATCGGGATGGCCTTCCGCTACGGCGGCGAAGAGTTCCTGGTGCTGCTGGCTGGAACCAACGAAGAGGCCGCTATGGCCTGTGCTACCGATATTTATAACAGCGTACATCTGCTGACCTTACGCTATGGACTGGCTGAGATGGGTCAGGTTGATGTCTCCATCGGCATCGCCAGCTACCCACAGCATACCCAAAGCGATAGCCTGCTGCGCGCGGCGGATGCGGCGCTCTACCGGGCAAAAGAGCTGGGGCGTTCAAGGATTGTGAGCTTTGGGATGTTGAAAGCGGAGTGA
- a CDS encoding aminoglycoside phosphotransferase family protein, which produces MDTGKLSFWLNRWDLIADGNPFITHTSKLLPVKTAAHGIKAMLKVTDDADEQTGNALMTWWEGNGAAKVIAHENEAILLARATGSASLATMSRKGQDNEACRILCATANRLHQPSTRPLPRLTTLYEWFSSLKPAALKYGGTLTICAETSEELLSSPRDVVVLHGDLHHGNVLDFETSGWLAIDPKGLIGERGFDFANIFTNPDLDNQVPRVATVPEIFKQRLSIVTETAGLDRERLLKWIISWCGLSAAWSLESNGDVSTTLKVAELAISALEQ; this is translated from the coding sequence ATGGATACAGGCAAGTTAAGTTTCTGGTTGAATCGTTGGGATCTCATCGCGGACGGCAACCCATTTATCACGCATACCTCAAAGCTACTCCCGGTTAAAACAGCAGCACATGGTATTAAGGCCATGCTGAAAGTGACTGATGATGCGGATGAGCAAACCGGGAACGCCCTCATGACATGGTGGGAAGGTAACGGTGCAGCAAAGGTTATTGCGCATGAAAACGAAGCAATTCTACTCGCCCGTGCGACAGGCTCTGCGTCACTGGCAACGATGTCGAGAAAAGGTCAGGATAATGAAGCCTGTCGCATTTTGTGCGCCACGGCTAACAGGCTTCATCAACCCTCCACGAGACCCTTGCCCCGGTTAACAACTCTGTATGAATGGTTTTCTTCACTAAAACCAGCAGCTCTGAAATATGGTGGCACCCTGACAATTTGTGCGGAGACCTCAGAAGAATTGCTTTCGTCTCCACGCGATGTCGTTGTGTTACATGGTGACTTACACCACGGTAATGTGCTCGATTTTGAGACGTCTGGCTGGTTGGCCATCGATCCAAAAGGGCTTATAGGTGAACGAGGGTTCGACTTTGCCAATATTTTCACTAACCCGGATCTTGATAATCAAGTGCCGCGTGTAGCGACTGTTCCAGAAATATTTAAACAACGACTAAGTATCGTTACCGAGACGGCGGGCCTGGACAGAGAGCGCCTTCTCAAATGGATCATTTCATGGTGCGGGCTATCAGCAGCATGGTCCCTCGAAAGTAACGGCGATGTATCGACAACATTAAAAGTCGCTGAGTTGGCAATTAGTGCCCTTGAGCAGTGA